Part of the Paenibacillus sp. FSL R7-0273 genome is shown below.
AGCGGGTTGCCCGAGCTGCGGGAGGAGATAGCGCAGTATCTGCGGAACGGATTTGGGCTGCAGTATAATGCTGCTGACGAAGTGATCGTTACCGTAGGCAGCAGCGAAGCGCTGGACCTGGCGCTGCGTGCGTTCACTGCTCCAGGCGACGAAATTATTATCCCTTCGCCGAGCTATATCGCCTACTCGCCGATTGCCCATCTGAACGGCGGCACTCTGATCGAGGTGGAATCTACGGCTGAGCAGGGCTTTAAGCTGACGGCAGAAGCTCTTGAAAAGGTGATCACACCGCGCTCCAAGCTGCTTGTACTGAACTTCCCGAGCAATCCTACCGGGGCGGTGATGTCTTACGAAGACTGGCTGCCTATTGCTGAGCTGGTGAAGGAGCATAACCTGCTGGTCCTGTCCGATGAAATCTATGCCGAGCTGACCTATGACAGCAGGCATGTCAGCATTGCCTCGATTCCCGGGATGCAGGAGCGGACGATTCTGATCAGCGGCTTCTCCAAGGCGTTCGCCATGACCGGCTGGCGTGTCGGCTACGCCTGCGGGAACCGCGAGCTGCTGGCTGCGATGCTGAAGATCCATCAGTACACCGCGATGTGCGCGCCGGTGCTGGGGCAGATCGCTGCCCTGGAATCGCTGCGCAGCGGGCTGGGGGACAAGGACCGGATGAAGGAGGTCTTCCGGCAGCGCAGAACGCTGTTCGTCGAGGGCCTGCGGACCATTGGCCTGGACTGCCGCGAGCCGGAAGGGGCGTTCTACGCCTTCCCGTCGATTGCCCGCACCGGAATGCGGTCGGAGGAATTTGCACTGCGGCTGCTGCAGGAAGCAGGAGTTGCCGCTGTTCCCGGGCATGTGTTCGGAAGCGGAGGCGAAGGGCATATCCGCTGCTCCTATGCAGCTTCCACAGCTAAGCTGACCGAGGCGCTGGAGCGGATGGAAGGCTTCATGAAGGTAAAAATGTAATTGTAAGATCATGGCGTATCCCCTATAATCCTTGAAGAAGAAAAAGGGATATGGCAATGAGACGTTTGCTGATGCATAACGGCGGCAGACGGGCGCTCCCTTCTTCGGATGGGGGCTTTTTTGCGTAAAACGGGCCGGACAAAAGTGCTGCAGGGCCGGGACTGCTATTCCAGAGGTGCTTGCGGATTCGCGGCTTCCTGCCTAAGTTGACGCTACCGGGGCTGCCATCTGAGTGCTTCCCTAACCGGCTTGGCTTATGAGTGTTCGGTTCAGTTGTAGCGGACACAGACGACCTTATTTGCTTGTTTTAGCCGTTTTGTCCAAGCTAACGGACTCCAGTGCGCTTATAACTCCCAAAACCCGTCTCGTTGGCTATTTTGTCAGCAAATAAAGTCTCCTGAGTCCGTTTAGCTCAGGGAATGGGTCGTTTGCTGATAGATAAGGGCTGCAGGGTCCGTTAGTTAGTAGGATGGGTTCATTTGGTGGTGCAGCTGCGGGGCAAGTGTGAGGGAGCAGGCGGAGTAAGGTAACTGATGAACCAGGGGCTGCAGGTGAGAGTATACAATAAGCGACAAATGACAGATGACAAATGACAAATGGCATGGCGGGCAGTGTGAGGCGAGAGATAGACGAGAGATAGATGATACATAGGAGGAATTAAGGATGCATTCAGCAATCGGGCAAGCAATCGGGCAAGTAATCAACAGAATCACACCGGCCGATCAGGAGGCGGTCCGGCGGGCGGAGCAGCGGCTGGACATTTTGACCAAGCCGCCGGGGAGCCTTGGGCGGCTGGAGGAGCTGGCGGTGCGGCTAGCGGGTATTTCCGGTACGGAGCAGCCGGCTTACGGTAAGCGTACGGTGGTTGTTATGGCCGCTGACCACGGTGTTTGCAGCGAAGGGGTTAGCGCTTTTCCGCAGGAGGTCACTGTTCAGATGGCCTACAATTTCCTCAGCGGCGGTG
Proteins encoded:
- a CDS encoding aminotransferase class I/II-fold pyridoxal phosphate-dependent enzyme, giving the protein MFNEPVFAHTQGWIAPRVREIAPSGIRAFFDLTAGNNDIISLGVGEPDFKTPEHIRAACIRALERGETTYTPNSGLPELREEIAQYLRNGFGLQYNAADEVIVTVGSSEALDLALRAFTAPGDEIIIPSPSYIAYSPIAHLNGGTLIEVESTAEQGFKLTAEALEKVITPRSKLLVLNFPSNPTGAVMSYEDWLPIAELVKEHNLLVLSDEIYAELTYDSRHVSIASIPGMQERTILISGFSKAFAMTGWRVGYACGNRELLAAMLKIHQYTAMCAPVLGQIAALESLRSGLGDKDRMKEVFRQRRTLFVEGLRTIGLDCREPEGAFYAFPSIARTGMRSEEFALRLLQEAGVAAVPGHVFGSGGEGHIRCSYAASTAKLTEALERMEGFMKVKM